A single genomic interval of Syngnathoides biaculeatus isolate LvHL_M chromosome 1, ASM1980259v1, whole genome shotgun sequence harbors:
- the LOC133498469 gene encoding CMP-N-acetylneuraminate-beta-galactosamide-alpha-2,3-sialyltransferase 1-like, translated as MTLPKRRKLKTLALLLCAAFTTLLFSYTFREPSSYFFKYAFRLAAPAKGPCACRQCMTEAEDDPWFAERFNQSVHPLMTRDNSALSDETFKWWQWLQSEKRPANFNEVVEELFRVIPDNVLYADAGPERCRTCAVVGNSGNLKGSRYGGLIDSCHFIIRMNQAPTAGFEEDVGARTTHHLMYPESAVDLDNATSLVLIPFKTLDLQWIISALTTGTIKHTYVPVMPRIKANKDKVLIYNPTFFKYVYESWLEGHGRYPSTGFLSLLFAIHICDEVSVFGFGADPYGNWHHYWEENLLAGAFRYTGVHDGDFEYNVTNLLADKHKIRMFKGR; from the exons ATGACGCTCCCCAAACGCAGGAAGCTGAAGACTTTGGCGCTGCTGTTGTGCGCCGCATTTACCACCTTGCTGTTCAGCTACACCTTCCGGGAGCCCTCCAGCTACTTCTTCAAGTACGCCTTCCGCTTGGCGGCCCCCGCCAAGGGCCCGTGCGCCTGTCGGCAGTGCATGACCGAGGCGGAGGACGACCCTTGGTTCGCGGAGCGCTTCAACCAGTCCGTCCACCCGCTCATGACCAGGGACAACAGCGCCCTGTCCGATGAAacttttaaatggtggcag TGGCTGCAGTCAGAGAAGCGGCCGGCCAACTTCAACGAGGTGGTGGAGGAGCTTTTCCGAGTCATTCCCGACAACGTGCTGTACGCCGACGCCGGGCCGGAGCGCTGCCGGACCTGCGCCGTGGTGGGGAACTCTGGTAACCTGAAGGGGTCCCGCTACGGAGGCCTCATCGACTCTTGTCATTTCATCATAAG AATGAACCAAGCTCCCACGGCTGGGTTTGAAGAGGACGTGGGCGCCAGGACCACGCATCACTTGATGTATCCGGAAAGCGCCGTGGACCTGGACAACGCCACCAGCCTGGTGCTCATCCCCTTCAAGACTCTGGACCTGCAGTGGATCATTAGCGCCTTGACCACAGGCACCATTAAACA CACTTATGTTCCAGTTATGCCCAGGATTAAGGCAAACAAGGACaag GTGTTGATTTACAACCCAACATTCTTCAAGTACGTGTATGAGTCTTGGCTGGAGGGGCACGGACGCTATCCCTCCACCGGCTTCCTCAGCTTGCTCTTCGCTATCCACATATGTGACGAG GTGAGCGTGTTTGGATTTGGCGCGGACCCGTACGGGAACTGGCACCACTACTGGGAGGAGAACCTTCTGGCCGGCGCTTTTCGATACACGGGAGTCCACGACGGGGATTTTGAATATAACGTGACGAATCTTTTGGcggacaaacacaaaatccgaaTGTTTAAAGGTAGATGA
- the cpsf1 gene encoding cleavage and polyadenylation specificity factor subunit 1 isoform X2 yields the protein MYAVHRQAHTPTAVEFSVYCNFISSQEKNLVVGGTSQLFVYRIIHDVESTSKSDKPSDAKARKEKLEQVACFSLFGNIMSMASVQLIGSSRDALLLSFKDAKLSVVEYDPGTHDLKTLSLHYFEEPELRDGFVQNVHAPIVRVDPENRCAVMLIYGTKLVVLPFRKDTLTDEQEGGVGDGPKSSFLPSYIIDVRELDEKLLNIIDMKFLHGYYEPTLLILFEPNQTWPGRVAVRQDTCSIVAISLNIMQKVHPVIWSLINLPFDCTQVMAVPKPIGGVVVFAVNSLLYLNQSVPPYGVSLNSQTNGTTAFPLRIQEEVRITLDCSQSDFIAHDKMVISLKGGEIYVLTLITDGMRSVRDFHFDKAAASVLTTCMVTMDPGYLFLGSRLGNSLLLKYTEKLQEAPLDEVNEKQENEKEKDKEEPPNKKKRVESSTNWTDEVDEIEVYGSEAQSGTRLATYTFEVCDSILNIGPCANASMGEPAFLSEEFQANTEPDLEVVVCSGFGKNGALSVLQRSIRPQVVTTFELPGCHDMWTVISNEVKEKAGKSEESDYVGEKEVAEDKEEGDKEKDEGKKEEEQKKESPLEDDAKKHGFLILSREDSTMILQTGQEIMELDTSGFATQGTTVFAGNIGDNKYIIQVSPMGIRLLEGVTQLHFIPVDLGTPIVYCSVADPYVVIMTADGQVTMFVLKTDSYMGKTQRLSLRKPQISTQSRVIALCAYRDVSGMFTTENRVSCPVVEDTNIRGVSEAETVIQDLSNAVDDEEEMLYGDSGTNAPPQKEEMNPITVEAGPSGSEGSAVKAEPTHWCMIVRENGVMEIYQLPDWRLVFLVKNFPVGQRVLVDSSSGQSAAQGEGKKEEVTRQGDMPLVKEVTLVSLGNNRTRPYLLVHVEQELLIYEAFHYDQQQPQNNLKVRFKKVPHNINFREKKSKIRRDKKAEGAISDDNVAKSRIARFRYFEDISGYSGVFICGPSPHWMLVTSRGALRLHPMSIDGAIESFSPFHNINCPKGFLYFNKQGELRISVLPTYLSYDAPWPVRKIPLRCTVHYVSYHVETKVYAVCTSVKEPCTRIPRMTGEEKEFEIIERDERYINPQQERFSIQLISPVSWETIPNTRIDLEEWEHVTCMKTVALRSQETVSGLKGYIAAGTCVLQGEEVTCRGRILILDVIEVVPEPGQPLTKNKFKMLYEKEQKGPVTALCHCNGYLVSAIGQKIFLWVLKDNDLTGMAFIDTQLYIHQMFSIKNFILAADLMKSVSLLRYQETSKTLSLVSRDAKPLEVYSIEFMVDNNQLGFLVSDRDKNLYVYMYLPEAKESFGGMRLLRRADFNVGAHINTFWRMPCRGAMDTSSKKSLTWDNKHITWFATLDGGIGLLLPMQEKTYRRLLMLQNALNTLLPHHAGLNPKAFRMMHFERRGLQNAVRNILDGELLNKFLYLSMMERSELAKKIGTTQDIILDDLLEIDRVTAHF from the exons ATGTACGCAGTACACAGGCAGGCCCACACGCCCACCGCCGTGGAGTTCTCTGTCTACTGCAACTTCATTTCCAGCCAGGAGAAGAATCTCGTAGTCGGGGGGACGTCCCAGCTTTTTGTCTACAGGATTATTCACGATGTCGAG agTACGTCGAAATCTGACAAGCCCTCAG ATGCGAAAGCTCGCAAGGAGAAGCTGGAGCAGGTGGCCTGTTTTTCACTCTTTGGCAACATCATGTCCATGGCCAGCGTGCAGCTTATAGGATCCAGTAGGGATGCGTTACTCCTCAGTTTTAAAGATGCCAAG TTGTCTGTTGTGGAGTATGACCCGGGGACACATGACCTGAAGACCTTGTCTCTGCACTATTTTGAGGAGCCAGAGCTCAGA GATGGATTCGTCCAGAATGTCCACGCTCCCATTGTCCGTGTGGATCCGGAGAACCGCTGCGCCGTGATGCTCATCTACGGCACAAAACTGGTGGTGCTGCCCTTCCGGAAAGACACGTTGACTGATGAGCAGGAGGGCGGCGTTGGAGATGG ACCCAAATCGAGTTTTCTACCGAGTTACATCATCGACGTGCGTGAACTGGATGAGAAGCTGCTCAATATCATTGACATGAAGTTCCTCCACGGCTACTACGAGCCCACCTTGCTCATCCTGTTCGAGCCCAACCAAACGTGGCCCGG GCGTGTAGCCGTACGTCAGGACACATGCAGCATTGTCGCCATCTCTCTCAACATCATGCAGAAGGTCCACCCGGTCATCTGGTCCCTCATCAATCTGCCGTTTGACTGCACGCAGGTCATGGCAGTCCCCAAGCCCATCG GTGGCGTTGTGGTTTTTGCTGTGAATTCACTTCTATATCTGAACCAGAGTGTTCCACCATATGGAGTTTCCCTCAATTCCCAGACAAACGGGACCACGGCGTTCCCCTTGC GCATTCAAGAGGAAGTAAGGATCACCCTGGACTGCTCCCAGTCTGACTTTATTGCCCATGACAAGATGGTCATCTCTTTGAAAGGGGGAGAAAT TTATGTGTTGACACTGATCACTGATGGCATGAGGAGCGTGCGGGACTTCCATTTTGACAAAGCAGCAGCCAGCGTCCTGACAACCTGT ATGGTCACCATGGACCCCGGCTACCTCTTCTTGGGCTCCCGCCTGGGGAACTCGCTGCTGCTGAAGTACACAGAGAAACTCCAGGAGGCGCCACTAGATGAGGTCAATGAAAAGcaggaaaatgagaaagaaaaagacaag GAGGAACcgccaaacaaaaagaaaagagtgGAGTCTTCCACCAACTGGACGG ACGAAGTGGATGAGATTGAAGTGTATGGAAGCGAGGCTCAGTCGGGCACCCGGCTGGCCACGTACACTTTtgag GTGTGTGACAGCATCCTGAACATTGGTCCGTGTGCTAACGCATCCATGGGTGAACCTGCATTCCTATCAGAAGAG TTTCAGGCCAACACAGAGCCTGACCTCGAAGTGGTGGTGTGCTCCGGTTTCGGGAAGAACGGGGCGCTGTCGGTACTTCAG AGGAGCATCAGACCCCAAGTTGTCACCACGTTCGAGTTGCCCGGTTGCCACGACATGTGGACGGTCATCTCGAATGAAGTGaaggaaaaa GCAGGGAAAAGTGAGGAGTCGGATTATGTGGGTGAGAAGGAGGTGGCTGAAGATAAGGAAGAGGGAGACAAGGAGAAAGACGAagggaagaaagaagaagagcagAAAAAGGAGTCACCCCTGGAGGATGATGCGAAGAAGCATGGTTTCCTCATCTTGAGCCGAGAGGATTCCACCATG ATTCTGCAGACAGGccaagaaatcatggagctAGACACCAGTGGTTTTGCTACTCAGGGCACCACCGTGTTTGCGGGGAACATCGGTGACAACAAATACATCATCCAGGTCTCCCCCATGGGCATCAGGCTGCTGGAAGgag TGACTCAACTCCACTTCATCCCAGTTGATCTGGGCACCCCCATAGTGTACTGCTCTGTGGCGGACCCCTACGTGGTCATCATGACCGCAGATGGGCAGGTCACCATGTTTGTGCTGAAGACCGACTCGTACATGGGGAAGACGCAGCGGCTCTCCCTGCGAAAACCACAGATCTCCACC CAATCGCGGGTGATAGCGCTTTGTGCCTACCGAGATGTGAGCGGAATGTTCACCACAGAGAACAGAGTGAGCTGTCCCGTCGTGGAAGACACAAACATACGGGGTGTATCTGAGGCGGAGACAGTCATCCAAGACCTCAG TAATGCAGTGGATGATGAGGAGGAAATGCTGTACGGAGACTCGGGTACCAATGCGCCCCCCCAGAAGGAGGAAATGAATCCCATTACAGTAGAAGCGGGGCCCTCTGGAAGCGAGGGGAGCGCGGTCAAAGCAGAGCCCACCCATTGGTGTATGATCGTCCGGGAAAATGGCGTCATGGAG ATTTACCAGCTCCCGGACTGGAGATTGGTCTTCTTGGTGAAGAACTTCCCCGTCGGTCAGAGGGTGCTAGTGGACAGCTCGTCGGGACAATCAGCAGCTCAGGGAGaagggaagaaggaggaagtgacacGTCAAGGAGATATGCCCTTGGTGAAGGAGGTGACTTTGGTTTCCCTTGGAAACAATCGAACCCGGCCATATTTACTA GTCCATGTTGAACAGGAGCTTCTCATCTATGAAGCCTTCCACTATGATCAGCAGCAACCACAAAATAACCTCAAAGTGCGCTTCAAAAAG GTTCCCCACAACATCAACTTCAGAGAGAAGAAATCAAAAATTAGGAGAGATAAAAAGGCAGAAGGAGCCATCAGCGATGACAATGTGGCCAAAAGTCGGATTGCGAGGTTTAGATACTTTGAAGACATCTCTGGATActcaggg GTGTTCATCTGCGGACCCTCCCCTCACTGGATGCTAGTCACCTCTCGGGGTGCCTTGAGGCTGCACCCCATGTCCATCGACGGTGCCATTGAGTCTTTCTCCCCCTTCCACAACATCAACTGCCCGAAAGGTTTCCTCTACTTCAATAAGCAG GGGGAGTTAAGGATCAGCGTCCTGCCCACCTATTTGTCCTACGATGCCCCGTGGCCGGTGAGAAAGATTCCACTGAGGTGCACCGTCCACTACGTCTCCTACCACGTGGAAACCAAG GTGTATGCGGTGTGCACCAGCGTGAAAGAGCCGTGCACGCGCATCCCCAGGATGACCGGAGAGGAGAAGGAGTTTGAAATCATCGAACGAG ACGAGCGCTACATTAACCCGCAGCAGGAGAGGTTTTCCATTCAGCTCATCTCACCAGTCAGCTGGGAGACCATTCCCAACACACG GATCGACCTGGAGGAGTGGGAGCACGTGACCTGCATGAAAACGGTGGCACTGAGGAGTCAGGAGACGGTGTCGGGCCTGAAGGGTTACATCGCCGCTGGGACCTGCGTCCTGCAGGGGGAGGAGGTCACCTGCAGGGGGAGA ATTTTGATCCTGGATGTGATCGAAGTGGTGCCCGAGCCTGGTCAACCCCTCACGAAGAACAAGTTCAAAATGCTCTAcgagaaagagcagaaaggaccCGTGACAGCACTGTGTCACTGCAATGGATACTTGGTGTCAGCCATTGGACAGAAG ATCTTCCTGTGGGTTCTGAAGGACAACGACCTGACCGGTATGGCCTTCATCGACACGCAGCTCTACATCCACCAGATGTTCAGCATCAAGAACTTTATCCTGGCTGCCGACCTAATGAAGAGCGTCTCGCTGCTGCGCTACCAGGAGACGAGCAAGACGCTGTCGCTCGTCAGCAGG GATGCAAAGCCCTTGGAGGTGTACAGCATTGAGTTTATGGTGGATAACAACCAGCTTGGCTTCCTTG TGTCGGATCGTGACAAGAACCTTTACGTCTACATGTATTTACCTGAGG CTAAGGAGAGCTTCGGAGGAATGCGTCTGCTGAGGCGAGCCGACTTCAACGTGGGCGCCCACATCAACACATTCTGGCGTATGCCGTGCAGAGGGGCCATGGACACAAGCAGCAAAAAGTCTTTGACGTGGGACAACAAGCACATTACTTGGTTTG CAACACTGGACGGCGGGATCGGGTTGCTGCTGCCCATGCAGGAGAAGACGTACCGACGACTTCTCATGTTACAGAATGCTCTCAACACCTTATTGCCTCATCACGCCGGTCTAAACCCAAAAGCTTTCAG GATGATGCACTTTGAACGACGAGGCCTGCAGAACGCTGTGCGAAACATCCTGGATGGAGAACTCCTCAACAAGTTCTTATATCTCAGCATGATGGAGCGCAGTGAGCTGGCCAAAAAGATCGGTACCACTCAAGACATT atTTTGGATGACCTTCTGGAAATCGACCGAGTAACAGCTCATTTTTAA
- the cpsf1 gene encoding cleavage and polyadenylation specificity factor subunit 1 isoform X1, with product MYAVHRQAHTPTAVEFSVYCNFISSQEKNLVVGGTSQLFVYRIIHDVESTSKSDKPSDAKARKEKLEQVACFSLFGNIMSMASVQLIGSSRDALLLSFKDAKLSVVEYDPGTHDLKTLSLHYFEEPELRDGFVQNVHAPIVRVDPENRCAVMLIYGTKLVVLPFRKDTLTDEQEGGVGDGPKSSFLPSYIIDVRELDEKLLNIIDMKFLHGYYEPTLLILFEPNQTWPGRVAVRQDTCSIVAISLNIMQKVHPVIWSLINLPFDCTQVMAVPKPIGGVVVFAVNSLLYLNQSVPPYGVSLNSQTNGTTAFPLRIQEEVRITLDCSQSDFIAHDKMVISLKGGEIYVLTLITDGMRSVRDFHFDKAAASVLTTCMVTMDPGYLFLGSRLGNSLLLKYTEKLQEAPLDEVNEKQENEKEKDKVNEEPPNKKKRVESSTNWTDEVDEIEVYGSEAQSGTRLATYTFEVCDSILNIGPCANASMGEPAFLSEEFQANTEPDLEVVVCSGFGKNGALSVLQRSIRPQVVTTFELPGCHDMWTVISNEVKEKAGKSEESDYVGEKEVAEDKEEGDKEKDEGKKEEEQKKESPLEDDAKKHGFLILSREDSTMILQTGQEIMELDTSGFATQGTTVFAGNIGDNKYIIQVSPMGIRLLEGVTQLHFIPVDLGTPIVYCSVADPYVVIMTADGQVTMFVLKTDSYMGKTQRLSLRKPQISTQSRVIALCAYRDVSGMFTTENRVSCPVVEDTNIRGVSEAETVIQDLSNAVDDEEEMLYGDSGTNAPPQKEEMNPITVEAGPSGSEGSAVKAEPTHWCMIVRENGVMEIYQLPDWRLVFLVKNFPVGQRVLVDSSSGQSAAQGEGKKEEVTRQGDMPLVKEVTLVSLGNNRTRPYLLVHVEQELLIYEAFHYDQQQPQNNLKVRFKKVPHNINFREKKSKIRRDKKAEGAISDDNVAKSRIARFRYFEDISGYSGVFICGPSPHWMLVTSRGALRLHPMSIDGAIESFSPFHNINCPKGFLYFNKQGELRISVLPTYLSYDAPWPVRKIPLRCTVHYVSYHVETKVYAVCTSVKEPCTRIPRMTGEEKEFEIIERDERYINPQQERFSIQLISPVSWETIPNTRIDLEEWEHVTCMKTVALRSQETVSGLKGYIAAGTCVLQGEEVTCRGRILILDVIEVVPEPGQPLTKNKFKMLYEKEQKGPVTALCHCNGYLVSAIGQKIFLWVLKDNDLTGMAFIDTQLYIHQMFSIKNFILAADLMKSVSLLRYQETSKTLSLVSRDAKPLEVYSIEFMVDNNQLGFLVSDRDKNLYVYMYLPEAKESFGGMRLLRRADFNVGAHINTFWRMPCRGAMDTSSKKSLTWDNKHITWFATLDGGIGLLLPMQEKTYRRLLMLQNALNTLLPHHAGLNPKAFRMMHFERRGLQNAVRNILDGELLNKFLYLSMMERSELAKKIGTTQDIILDDLLEIDRVTAHF from the exons ATGTACGCAGTACACAGGCAGGCCCACACGCCCACCGCCGTGGAGTTCTCTGTCTACTGCAACTTCATTTCCAGCCAGGAGAAGAATCTCGTAGTCGGGGGGACGTCCCAGCTTTTTGTCTACAGGATTATTCACGATGTCGAG agTACGTCGAAATCTGACAAGCCCTCAG ATGCGAAAGCTCGCAAGGAGAAGCTGGAGCAGGTGGCCTGTTTTTCACTCTTTGGCAACATCATGTCCATGGCCAGCGTGCAGCTTATAGGATCCAGTAGGGATGCGTTACTCCTCAGTTTTAAAGATGCCAAG TTGTCTGTTGTGGAGTATGACCCGGGGACACATGACCTGAAGACCTTGTCTCTGCACTATTTTGAGGAGCCAGAGCTCAGA GATGGATTCGTCCAGAATGTCCACGCTCCCATTGTCCGTGTGGATCCGGAGAACCGCTGCGCCGTGATGCTCATCTACGGCACAAAACTGGTGGTGCTGCCCTTCCGGAAAGACACGTTGACTGATGAGCAGGAGGGCGGCGTTGGAGATGG ACCCAAATCGAGTTTTCTACCGAGTTACATCATCGACGTGCGTGAACTGGATGAGAAGCTGCTCAATATCATTGACATGAAGTTCCTCCACGGCTACTACGAGCCCACCTTGCTCATCCTGTTCGAGCCCAACCAAACGTGGCCCGG GCGTGTAGCCGTACGTCAGGACACATGCAGCATTGTCGCCATCTCTCTCAACATCATGCAGAAGGTCCACCCGGTCATCTGGTCCCTCATCAATCTGCCGTTTGACTGCACGCAGGTCATGGCAGTCCCCAAGCCCATCG GTGGCGTTGTGGTTTTTGCTGTGAATTCACTTCTATATCTGAACCAGAGTGTTCCACCATATGGAGTTTCCCTCAATTCCCAGACAAACGGGACCACGGCGTTCCCCTTGC GCATTCAAGAGGAAGTAAGGATCACCCTGGACTGCTCCCAGTCTGACTTTATTGCCCATGACAAGATGGTCATCTCTTTGAAAGGGGGAGAAAT TTATGTGTTGACACTGATCACTGATGGCATGAGGAGCGTGCGGGACTTCCATTTTGACAAAGCAGCAGCCAGCGTCCTGACAACCTGT ATGGTCACCATGGACCCCGGCTACCTCTTCTTGGGCTCCCGCCTGGGGAACTCGCTGCTGCTGAAGTACACAGAGAAACTCCAGGAGGCGCCACTAGATGAGGTCAATGAAAAGcaggaaaatgagaaagaaaaagacaaggTGAAC GAGGAACcgccaaacaaaaagaaaagagtgGAGTCTTCCACCAACTGGACGG ACGAAGTGGATGAGATTGAAGTGTATGGAAGCGAGGCTCAGTCGGGCACCCGGCTGGCCACGTACACTTTtgag GTGTGTGACAGCATCCTGAACATTGGTCCGTGTGCTAACGCATCCATGGGTGAACCTGCATTCCTATCAGAAGAG TTTCAGGCCAACACAGAGCCTGACCTCGAAGTGGTGGTGTGCTCCGGTTTCGGGAAGAACGGGGCGCTGTCGGTACTTCAG AGGAGCATCAGACCCCAAGTTGTCACCACGTTCGAGTTGCCCGGTTGCCACGACATGTGGACGGTCATCTCGAATGAAGTGaaggaaaaa GCAGGGAAAAGTGAGGAGTCGGATTATGTGGGTGAGAAGGAGGTGGCTGAAGATAAGGAAGAGGGAGACAAGGAGAAAGACGAagggaagaaagaagaagagcagAAAAAGGAGTCACCCCTGGAGGATGATGCGAAGAAGCATGGTTTCCTCATCTTGAGCCGAGAGGATTCCACCATG ATTCTGCAGACAGGccaagaaatcatggagctAGACACCAGTGGTTTTGCTACTCAGGGCACCACCGTGTTTGCGGGGAACATCGGTGACAACAAATACATCATCCAGGTCTCCCCCATGGGCATCAGGCTGCTGGAAGgag TGACTCAACTCCACTTCATCCCAGTTGATCTGGGCACCCCCATAGTGTACTGCTCTGTGGCGGACCCCTACGTGGTCATCATGACCGCAGATGGGCAGGTCACCATGTTTGTGCTGAAGACCGACTCGTACATGGGGAAGACGCAGCGGCTCTCCCTGCGAAAACCACAGATCTCCACC CAATCGCGGGTGATAGCGCTTTGTGCCTACCGAGATGTGAGCGGAATGTTCACCACAGAGAACAGAGTGAGCTGTCCCGTCGTGGAAGACACAAACATACGGGGTGTATCTGAGGCGGAGACAGTCATCCAAGACCTCAG TAATGCAGTGGATGATGAGGAGGAAATGCTGTACGGAGACTCGGGTACCAATGCGCCCCCCCAGAAGGAGGAAATGAATCCCATTACAGTAGAAGCGGGGCCCTCTGGAAGCGAGGGGAGCGCGGTCAAAGCAGAGCCCACCCATTGGTGTATGATCGTCCGGGAAAATGGCGTCATGGAG ATTTACCAGCTCCCGGACTGGAGATTGGTCTTCTTGGTGAAGAACTTCCCCGTCGGTCAGAGGGTGCTAGTGGACAGCTCGTCGGGACAATCAGCAGCTCAGGGAGaagggaagaaggaggaagtgacacGTCAAGGAGATATGCCCTTGGTGAAGGAGGTGACTTTGGTTTCCCTTGGAAACAATCGAACCCGGCCATATTTACTA GTCCATGTTGAACAGGAGCTTCTCATCTATGAAGCCTTCCACTATGATCAGCAGCAACCACAAAATAACCTCAAAGTGCGCTTCAAAAAG GTTCCCCACAACATCAACTTCAGAGAGAAGAAATCAAAAATTAGGAGAGATAAAAAGGCAGAAGGAGCCATCAGCGATGACAATGTGGCCAAAAGTCGGATTGCGAGGTTTAGATACTTTGAAGACATCTCTGGATActcaggg GTGTTCATCTGCGGACCCTCCCCTCACTGGATGCTAGTCACCTCTCGGGGTGCCTTGAGGCTGCACCCCATGTCCATCGACGGTGCCATTGAGTCTTTCTCCCCCTTCCACAACATCAACTGCCCGAAAGGTTTCCTCTACTTCAATAAGCAG GGGGAGTTAAGGATCAGCGTCCTGCCCACCTATTTGTCCTACGATGCCCCGTGGCCGGTGAGAAAGATTCCACTGAGGTGCACCGTCCACTACGTCTCCTACCACGTGGAAACCAAG GTGTATGCGGTGTGCACCAGCGTGAAAGAGCCGTGCACGCGCATCCCCAGGATGACCGGAGAGGAGAAGGAGTTTGAAATCATCGAACGAG ACGAGCGCTACATTAACCCGCAGCAGGAGAGGTTTTCCATTCAGCTCATCTCACCAGTCAGCTGGGAGACCATTCCCAACACACG GATCGACCTGGAGGAGTGGGAGCACGTGACCTGCATGAAAACGGTGGCACTGAGGAGTCAGGAGACGGTGTCGGGCCTGAAGGGTTACATCGCCGCTGGGACCTGCGTCCTGCAGGGGGAGGAGGTCACCTGCAGGGGGAGA ATTTTGATCCTGGATGTGATCGAAGTGGTGCCCGAGCCTGGTCAACCCCTCACGAAGAACAAGTTCAAAATGCTCTAcgagaaagagcagaaaggaccCGTGACAGCACTGTGTCACTGCAATGGATACTTGGTGTCAGCCATTGGACAGAAG ATCTTCCTGTGGGTTCTGAAGGACAACGACCTGACCGGTATGGCCTTCATCGACACGCAGCTCTACATCCACCAGATGTTCAGCATCAAGAACTTTATCCTGGCTGCCGACCTAATGAAGAGCGTCTCGCTGCTGCGCTACCAGGAGACGAGCAAGACGCTGTCGCTCGTCAGCAGG GATGCAAAGCCCTTGGAGGTGTACAGCATTGAGTTTATGGTGGATAACAACCAGCTTGGCTTCCTTG TGTCGGATCGTGACAAGAACCTTTACGTCTACATGTATTTACCTGAGG CTAAGGAGAGCTTCGGAGGAATGCGTCTGCTGAGGCGAGCCGACTTCAACGTGGGCGCCCACATCAACACATTCTGGCGTATGCCGTGCAGAGGGGCCATGGACACAAGCAGCAAAAAGTCTTTGACGTGGGACAACAAGCACATTACTTGGTTTG CAACACTGGACGGCGGGATCGGGTTGCTGCTGCCCATGCAGGAGAAGACGTACCGACGACTTCTCATGTTACAGAATGCTCTCAACACCTTATTGCCTCATCACGCCGGTCTAAACCCAAAAGCTTTCAG GATGATGCACTTTGAACGACGAGGCCTGCAGAACGCTGTGCGAAACATCCTGGATGGAGAACTCCTCAACAAGTTCTTATATCTCAGCATGATGGAGCGCAGTGAGCTGGCCAAAAAGATCGGTACCACTCAAGACATT atTTTGGATGACCTTCTGGAAATCGACCGAGTAACAGCTCATTTTTAA